The sequence GAGTACCAGCCACAGACTTAGCAATCCTCATCAGCTCACCTAAACCCTAAGTTGAATTGAGCATTTTGTAAGTCTGTAAAGGGGGAAGTCAGTTGTCTGTTGCCCCCAACACCTTTCTGGGTAAGCCTGATCAGCTCTTGGTTGCAAGCAGCCTGTTAAGGTCCTTGCCTTGTCTCTGCACTGAGCCTGATCAGGTTAGGGTCGAGACAAGGCACTGCATGGTGCAGGGCTTCCGTCTGTTGTTCGGTTTGGCTGTGCACGGTAAGCCACAAACAGTTGTCTGTTCTGTGCATTTGTAAATACTGTATATTAGGATAGTTTTATCTTGGTGTAACTTTGCCTGTAATCTTGCTTAAATTGTTCAAGGGTGGGTGCTGGTGGCCCAATTCCAAAAGACACTCCATTGGGATGGATCTTGGGGAATTGGGCTACTTACACTTATCCACcaatgaaaaaaaaggaaaagggtgtTTTATTGCAATATTGCTTGGCCTCACTCTTAAATATCCTCTTAACTGGAGGCAAGTGGAAATTAGTGTTTGGGAAAGCACAGTGTGAAGATTTTGTCTGCGTATTGTGTGTTCCTGTAACTATTGTATATGAGTGTCTCCGTTGATTGTTGTTTTGTATCTTTTTGTTacttggtttaatttgtttaaagatgagCATAACcaacttttttggggggtgggggcagctgctgtggcaggATGAATCTTGGCATGGATTGCAGGAACTTCCCAGGAGCTACTGAGAATTCTTAACTCACTGCTCTCCCTCTCACAGCATCAGCCACCTAAAATGCTTAGCTAGTGAGAGTTTTGTCTGTCTGTAACATAACTTTGGTTAAGGATgttctttgcttattttcttatCTATTGGGGACTTGGTTTACTTTTTGTGGTTTTATGAACACAGGGAATCCTCTGTCTCTGCTATTTGGGCTTTACACCACTCAAGACCAAAGGTCATTTGCCGTTCTGGATAAGCGTAAAGTAAGATTCCAAGGCTAATGTCCCAGTCCCTCCTTTTGGGAGTACTAATTTATTTACCAtaggggttgttttttttttttttttcctgttttgaaaTAGGACAAGATATCTTCTTATATGCAAGATTTCATGTTGTTACAGTTgactcagaaagaaaatgatggaAATAAACCTTCTAAACCACCCAAGTTTTTTTCTCCTAGAAGGGCCTGAGCTGCAGAAGTGCCCTCAGGCAGGGTCCACTCCcacttgtaaagaaaaaaaaagtaaacataacacttcttaatatatatgcacccaaccagggagcaccaaaatatattaaatagctactcagaactaaagggagaaacagatcaaaacacaatcacaGTTGGAGatcttaatactccattgacagctaCGGACAGATGAACcaaagagaaaatcaataaagaaatatcggCTTAGCCtcgctgacatggctcagtggttgagcatcgacctatgaacctggaagtcacggtttgattcccagtcagggcatatgcccagggtgcaggctcaatccctggtgtggggcatgtaggaggcagccgatcagtgattctctctcatcattgatgtttctgtctctctctcccttctcttcctctttcaaataaataaaaatttttaaaaatttaaaaaagaattatcagCCTTAAATAACACACTAGACCTAATGGATATAACttacatttacagaacatttcatcccatgttagattatacattcttctctagtgcacatggaacattttcaggATAGACCATATTTTGGGTCACagaactagcatcaacaaattcaaaaacattaaaattacacCAAGAATATTTTCTGACTGtgatgccttgaaattagaaatcaactacagaaaggaagtaaagaaattgACAAATatatggagattaaacaacatactactaaaaaatgactaggtcaaagaagaaataaaagatgagataaaaagatatatacagaCAAATGACAATGATAACACAATATATCAAAACCTGTGGGATGCaacaaaagcagtaataagagggaagtttatgtCATCACAAGCCTATCTCCAGAAACAAGAGAAGTCCCAAGTTAACAAgctaacatcacatcttaaaatactataaaaagaacaaaagcaacccaaagttagcagaagaaaggaaatactaaaaatcagagcagaataaatgaaatagagaacaaaaagactataaaaaagtcaataaagcaaagagctggttctttgaaaagattgataaaatttaaaaaaccctggctagactcactaaggaaaaaaaggaaaagacccatataaacaaaatcagacatGAGAGAGGAGAAGTCACCAGAGACATCACAGGTAtgcaaaggatcatactagaatattatgaaagaataTATGCCACCAAATCCAATTACCTAGAAGAAATTTATAAGTTCCTAgcaatatataaccttcctagactaaatcatgaagaattgaaAAATCTAAACAGGGatgaaccaagatggcggcataagtaaacaatatacttgctgcctctcacagccacatcaaaattacaactgagccgaaactggtttggctcagtggatagagcgtcggcctgcggactcaagggtcccaggttcgattccggtcaagggcacataccttggttgcgggcacatccccagtaaggggtgtgcaagaggcagctgatagatgtttctctctcatcgatgtttctaactctgtatccctctctcttcctctctgtaaaaagtcaataaaatatatattttttaaaaaattacaactgaaaggcagaacaactaccactcAGAACCattggaaagctggctgagtggaagttccacaactagagaggtgaagaaagcacattgagattgGTAAGACGTGTGGAGGCActgaaagtgctggcacctggatgtgctgctcttttaatcaggagggagatacaagctccccctagctctgaacttcagttccgggcaagactctgggggacccagacacatatggggagaaactggactgtctggcattgggacaggaacacaagggcggctttccctctgaggtgcttgcagcgatcattgttcctgcatgggggtgaaagaagagagagagcaagatattaaaaacctatttgaagaaataatgactgaaaacttcccctacctggtgaaagaaatagacttacaaatccaggaagcgcaGAAAACCCCAaccaagaggaatccaaagaggaccacaccaagacacatcataattaaaatgccaagagtaaaagacaaggagagaatattaaaagcagcaagagaaaaacagttagttacctacaagggagcacccatacgactgtcagttgatttctcaacagaaatgatGCAGGCcaaacgggagtggcaagaaatattcaaagtgatgaattgcaagaacctacaaccaagattactctacccagcaaagctatcatttagaattgaaggtcagataaagagcttcacagacaagaagaagttaaaggagttcattaccaccaaaccagtattatatgaaatgctgaagggtattctttaagaggaagcagaagaaaaaggtaaagataaaaattatgaacaacaaagtgacaacaaatacatatctatcaacaagtgaacctaaaagtcaaattaataaaaaacctgatgaacagactggtgaatgtaatagaatcaggggcatggataGGGAACAGACTGATtattctcagggggaaggtgttgtggggggtgcgggaaaagattggacaaagagcttacacctatggacgaggtcagtggggggtggggggaagaggcctggagtggggtaggaaccaggtggagaggagctatgcggggggaaaaaagaggaacatctgtaataatctgaaaaataaagatttttaaaaagaaaaaaaaatctaaacacacCGATTAGCAATGAGGAAGTTGAAACAACCATCCAAAACCTCccaaaaacaaaagtccaggacaaGATGGCTTCACCACTGAATTctaccaaactttcaaagaaaaattaaaacctatccttttcaaactcctccaaaaaaattgaagaagaggcaatacatCTTAACACATTCTATGAGaccaatataaccctgataacaaaatctggcaaagataacacgcaaaaaagaaaactacaaaccaatatccctaatgaatacagatgcaaaataCCGGtacctaaacaaaatactagcaaatctaataaaacagtacattaaaaaaataatgcaccacattcaagtggggttcattccagggacACAAGAATGGTTCAACATTCAACAagcaatcaatgtaatacaccacattaacaaaacaaaggctAAAAagtcatatgatcttatcaatagatgcagaaaaggcatttgataagtTACAACATCCACTAATAATTACAAcattcaataaaataggaatagaaagaaagtacctcaacataataaaggctatatatgataaaccctcagctaatatcatactcaatggcaaaAAAACTGAAAGATTTTTCCCTAAAATCAGGGACaaaacagggatgtccactctcaccactcttgttcaacataatgctggaagtcctagccagagcaataaagcaagagaaataaataaaaggcatccaaatagggaaaaaagaagtcagtcactttttgcagatgctgtatatagaaaatcccaaagagtctaccaaaaaattattagaaacaataaacaccacaagttgcaggatacaaaatcactgtgcaaaaatccattgccctcctgtatactaacaacaaaacttgagaaaaattttggaaaaaacaatttattttgcaATAACAACCAAAAGAACAAActgcctaggaataaatttaacaaataatgtGAAaaacctatatactgaaaattacaaaacattattaatagattgaaaaagacacaacaatttgaaaataaaatatcccatgttcatggattggaagaatcaacatagtgaAAATAGTTACATTACACAaagcaatatacatatttaatgcaatccccattaaaaacattcatttctttaaaaaatagaatgagaaatcagaTTTTTATGGAACAACAAAAGAcaccaaatagccaaagcaatcctgagaaaaaagaacgaaGCTGGgtgtatcatgctacctgacttcaaattatactacagagctacaataatcaaggCAGCATGGCATtggcagacagacacacagatcaatgggacagaatagagataTCAGCTATAAAACCAAacatatatggacagataatcaaagagccagaaatgcacattggggtaaagatagtctcttcaaatcttaaaggctgccagacagagacagaaagtgacctacaagggatctcctattagaatatcaactgatttctcaacagaaacacaccaggccagaagggaatggaatgaaatatacaaagtgatgcaaagcaagggactgaatccaagaatactatacccagcaagactatcattcaaaattgaaggtgaaatcaggagcttcacagacaaaaaagggctaagagagtttatcactaccaagccagcaatgcaagaaatgctaaagggactgctgaaaaagaagaaagagaaaggcaagaagaaacacaaatactaaggaaaactatgaaaacaaacatgtacttgtcaataataacattaaacataaatggattaaatgcactaatcaaaagatatagggtagctgaatggataagaaaacatgacccatatatttgctgtccataatagacccacctcagaacaaaggaatcacacagactgagagtgaagggatggaaaaacattttttcaggcaaatggaaatagaaaaaagcTGGgcttgcaatacttatatctgataaaatagacctcaaagtaaaggccataacaagaaatgaggaaggccactacatattactaaagggagcaattcaacaagaagatataactctggtaaatatatatgcacccaatgcaggagcacacaaatacataaaaaaaaaactcctggaagatatcaagggagagaacaacaacaatacaatcagagtaggggactttaatacaccactgacatcccTGGAGAAATcatctggagaaaaaaatcagcaaagaaacagcaattctaaatgactcattagatcagatggacttaattgacatcttcagagcatttcaccccaaagccatggaatataaattcttctcaagtgcacatgggacattttcaaaaatagaccacatattgggtcacaagcaaagtctccccaaattcaaaaagattgaaaccatatcaagcattttctcaaacCAAAATGgcataatcttaccttataatagacaaatatgcaaattgaccacaccttcgctatgcccaagccatgcccagcaaccaagccacgcccagcaaccaagccacgcccaccgggaaaccattgcagggactttggggtgtggcggagcccaaggttGGGAAAGCTGCcctaggctttcccagccttgggcaccagcggggagcctgcatcgattgcaggaaaccactgggggtcggctcctgcgattggtagcagggacgctgggtgctgccaagaccaaggccaggaaagcctcgggcggaggttttcccggccttgggcaccagcggggagcctgcacggatcacaggaaaccactgcgggtcggctcctgcgatccttagcagggatgttgggtgcggccgagcccgaGGCCACCACCGGAGCCAAGCCCctaccctgaaagaaggcagaaggcagtggccacagccaaggcctggatccccggtgccggcagaaaactggtgcaggcagccaggtaaatgaaggtctattgcacgaatcttcatgcaaacgggctactagtattagaaataagctacaataaaaacattccaaaatattcaaacacttggaggtgaatagcatgctattaaacaatgattgggttaccaatgagatcaaagaagaaattaaaaacatcctggagactaatgagaataaaaacacaacaatgcaaatgctatgggacacaaagaaagcagtcctgagagggaagtttatagctctacaggcctacatcaaaaaacaagaaaaaatggtaatagatcatctaagtcaacaactcaaagaattagaaagagagcaacaagaaaagcccacagtgagcagaaggaaggaaataataaagatcagagcagaaatgaatgacatagaggccaaaaaaataatacaaaagatcaacaaaaccaagagctggttctttgaaaggataaacaagattgatgaacctctagccagactcaccaaaaagcaaagagagaggacccaaataaacaaaatcagaaatgaaagaggtgaaataacaacagaccccacagaaatataaaggattgtttaaaaatattatgaacaacactattctaacaaactacacaacctggaggaaatggacacattcctagaaaaattcaGCCTTtcaaaactcactcaggaagattctaaaaatcaaaacaggcttttaactatggaagaaattgaagcagtcatcacaaagcttctagcaaacaaaagcctggggccagatggcttcacaggggagttttacgaaatattcaaggaagatataaaacatatcctccacagactatttcagaaaattcaagaggaaggaacacttccaagctcattctatgaagccagtatcaccctaataccaaaaccagataaagacaacacaatgaaagagaattacagaccaatatccttcatgaacatacatgccaaaatcctcaacaaaattctagcaaatcgaatccagcaatacatcagaaagctcatacaccatgtCCAAGTAcaatttatcccggggatgcaaggatggtacaatatgcgcaaatcaataaatgtgatacttcacataaacaaattgagaaataaaaatcacatagtcatatcaattgatgaagaaagagcatttgacaaaatccaacaccctttcttgatataAACTCTCAGCGAGGTGGGagtagaaggatcatacctcaacataataaaagccatatatgacaaacctacagccaacatcatactaaatgggcaaaattaaaaccatttcccctaagaacaggaacaagatagggatgcccactctcaccactcctgtttgacatagtactggaaatattagccattgtgatcagacaagaagaagaaatacaggcatccaaattggaaaagaagaagtaaaactgtccttattcgcagatgacatgatactgtacatagaaaaccctaaagactccatcaaaaaaagtattagacttaataaatgaatttggcaatgtagcaggatacaaaattaacaccaagaaatctatggcatttctatacaccaataatgaacttacagaaagagacacttaaaaagcaatcccatttaccatcacaccaaaaaaaattaagatacctaagaataaacttaactaaggaggtaaaagacctatgcgcggaaaactacacaacactgaaaaaagagatagaggaagacataaacagatggaagaacataccatgttcatggattggtagaatcaacatcatcaaaatgtccatactacccaaagcaatctataaattcaatgcacttcccattaataaccaatggcatatttcacagacctagaatgaactttccaaaaattcatctgtattaaaaaagaccccaaataactacagcaatcctgagaaagaagaacaaagtaggagggatctcaataccagatatcaggctgtgttacaaagccactgttcttaaaacagcctggtactggcacaagaacagacctatagatcaatggaatagaatagagaacccagaaatcaaccgaaaccactatgcccaattaatatttgacaaaggaggcatgaacatacaatggagtcaagacagttgccggagcctgccggcactgcagttcaacggtacctgaaaaggggggtgaggattaaggaacacagacacattagTTTCCGGGAGGGCGTGCAGCTTGATTCTGCCGCAGCCCCGAGTTTACTTTCTCAGCTCTTTATATAAGCAGAAGCAGCGTATGCAAGCATAGAGGTCAAGGCACGGGCAGCGTGTTTTTTCCACCTCAACAGAACCCTGAGTACATACGGAACTTCTCACTCCGCTAACTTTCTCATCTTTGTTCCTGTTATGGAAAACATACTGCATTCTTGACCCTGCCACATTGTTCAAACCTAGATACGTGAAACAAAAGGTTTCAGCTAAGTGGGGAAAACAAGGTTGCTGGATTAtacacctgattgcctctcacggtttcccacatctccccctttcctttataataaaggaaCCAGGGTGGGCCTTAACTGGCTAGGGAAGTAGAGGTCTGATTCCTCCCGTGGCTCATCAGCCACTCCTTAGGCTCTtggtatcttttggggaggagaggcagagccctttttatattttcattagatgataccaacctctatgcaaatcagACATACCTTCAGAGGAAGTCAGAGGCGGCCAATTACTATAAGGCCTTCCCTCgcagatgctttgctctgcacctagcCAGTACCCAGTCTCGCCCTGCGGCGAGATGCAGCACTCTGACTACCTGTCTGCTTCCCATGGAGGCAATcaagcttaaaaatatgattctataCAACATGTATAGGCCCTTGTGGGCCGGCCTTGAGCTTGACCTCGTGTAGGCCTGCTTGGAGAAGCGTCAAAGCGCTGATTCCTCTGCGCACCAAAAAAGGCAAAAGGCATGCTAGCCCTACCACCACGGCCCCTACTAGGGCTACGGTAAGGGCCACATGTTGAAGGTCAGAGGTGGAAGGGACCATGCGCATAAGCTGGTTCAAAAAGTCCTTGGCAGTATCCGCTGTATCCACCTTAAGGGGGTCTGAGCTTTGCAGACCTAAAATCTCCTCATGTAATTTTAGTAGGTCTATGGAATCATTAGCACTGTGCCAGATTCCTGATAAGTGAGCCTTTACCTTATTCCAGCCATGAGCAGACCGATTGTATGGCTGAGGTGTAACACATATCCATTGATAGTTGGCATGGCATTGTAGCTTGTTTCTTACTTTTAACCCATCTACTTCTTCCCCTAGGTACATAACCATGTCATACAAAGCATTGAGCTTCTCCTCAATCTTTTTATCAATTACCTCTTGTGTCCCTAAGGCTGTGCTAACATTTTTGGATAAGTCATTGACAAAATGAGCTGTCTGTACCTCTTGAGTAAGGGCCACAGTAGCAGCTGCAGCTGTGGCAATGAGGGTTATCAAGGCCGTGACACCGGCTATCAGCAACCCAATGAACCTCCGGGGTCTGCTGAGGACTGAGGTAATTTCCCTCCACACCTGGAGAGAATGGTCACTataccaaggctcagagagatttaccGGGACCATTACAAAGGCAGGCTGGTGAAGAACAACCACCTGTTCTCCCCAAGGTATGTTAGCAATACAATTGGTTAACAGACAATTTACACAAGTAGCATTAAAGGTCTGACCTTGATGGGAAATATTCACCTTCCCCACCAGCAAGGCATAAGGCTCTGGCACACAGGCAGTCACATTAACTGTCCAGCTAATCGCGGTCCCATTCTTGGGTGTCATTACGGCTGTGACCAGATTCTGGGCGGCAGCCAGTTTCCAGAGTAGTAGCTGGATTGGACCGCCAGCCACGCTCCAGAGTCCCTCATAGAGTCCTTGAGTCCAACTGGTCTTATTAAAGACGGACCAACTGATGATGGACGAGTTGGTGCCCTGGATCGGGAAGGCAACAGCTTGATTGGTGTAGCACCGCTCCCAAGGTACTGAATGCTCTCGTAAATCAGATGGTTTTTCACATGGCAAGATGTCTCGAGGGAGTGAGGCATTCAGTCCTGTTCCTGAGCCCCCGAGGCTCGTTACGTTGATGTTCCATCCGACAGTGGAGCTGTTGACCTTAAAAGTGACCCCCTGGAGGGTGACACAGCCCGTTGCACTCACGTTCTTGGAAAAACAGATAGGAGTGCCTTCTCCTACAGCGGAAAAATTGTATGGCACTGGGCTGTGCGCCTGGAGGTGACCATTCGAAGGCCTCCCAAGAAGCTTGGTATTGTTAACATAAACCGGGACGTTGCGCCCTTCCCACACGGACACGTGCAGCATCGGGGGATCAGGCACGTATGCCCAATATTCCCTTGCTTCTGTTACGgagcaccaggccagcagaacgAGCAGCATCACCCCACGCTTCATTCTGGAGCAGTATCGTTATCTGACCCTCCTGTCGggtcctggtcctccctctcgGATGTCTGGACTGTTGCGTGGCGAACCAGCCTCTCTGGTAGCCAGCGCGGCCCCTCGGCGTCCTGTGGGAAAACACAGACATGGCCTCGCCCCCAGATTAATACGGGATCGGGCCCATACCACTGTCCTGTTAGGGGATCTTTCCAGCGCACCTGAGCA comes from Eptesicus fuscus isolate TK198812 chromosome 1, DD_ASM_mEF_20220401, whole genome shotgun sequence and encodes:
- the LOC129149783 gene encoding endogenous retrovirus group K member 6 Env polyprotein-like, which produces MKRGVMLLVLLAWCSVTEAREYWAYVPDPPMLHVSVWEGRNVPVYVNNTKLLGRPSNGHLQAHSPVPYNFSAVGEGTPICFSKNVSATGCVTLQGVTFKVNSSTVGWNINVTSLGGSGTGLNASLPRDILPCEKPSDLREHSVPWERCYTNQAVAFPIQGTNSSIISWSVFNKTSWTQGLYEGLWSVAGGPIQLLLWKLAAAQNLVTAVMTPKNGTAISWTVNVTACVPEPYALLVGKVNISHQGQTFNATCVNCLLTNCIANIPWGEQVVVLHQPAFVMVPVNLSEPWYSDHSLQVWREITSVLSRPRRFIGLLIAGVTALITLIATAAAATVALTQEVQTAHFVNDLSKNVSTALGTQEVIDKKIEEKLNALYDMVMYLGEEVDGLKVRNKLQCHANYQWICVTPQPYNRSAHGWNKVKAHLSGIWHSANDSIDLLKLHEEILGLQSSDPLKVDTADTAKDFLNQLMRMVPSTSDLQHVALTVALVGAVVVGLACLLPFLVRRGISALTLLQAGLHEVKLKAGPQGPIHVV